The Capsicum annuum cultivar UCD-10X-F1 unplaced genomic scaffold, UCD10Xv1.1 ctg1714, whole genome shotgun sequence genome includes a window with the following:
- the LOC124890405 gene encoding pentatricopeptide repeat-containing protein At5g66631-like: protein MYLSQFYKTNNTFNYLSLHFRRFLGTQYVNKVAVYFQRARLIDSIRLALRSNSSDNLITNLQNPSLDSFVVTKSLQSAPSPNSALHLIECLKKIPHFLHTHNTLYALAKILAKARETAKLNALINAINSGKFVNAARVSYMDQMRWYAISREFDEVVRVWDEWRTTLKKHPCTESYNIVMGLCVQEGKDSDAVRVFHRMIEEGALPNCRTYTIIIEHLVRTRKLDSAIELYHMLPHVRIKRTLKQYSVLVEAFTISNQLDVVKVLLDQMRSDGILPVRAMLWSLQQMQNAGYDVETNELLRDMLPDGRIKKIGYSMDSSEDDSDDEDEEIDCNHTDAVDQPHLKPWLDPASLANALQSWGAEEVSALEDAKLVWTTRLVCKMIRSFKSAETAWQFFCWVACQPGFTHDIYTVSRMITRLARHGCVDLVDQLLSKVEREGIQLSFSTIRLIIDFYGISRNGDPALRVFKSIKMICGPISKSSQLLLYSSVLRTLVKSNMNSDALHILEEMSLLGIVPDLQTYSGLMNHFALHGDIKTVQRLFGMVRQSGIEPDAYMYKVLIHAYCKCGRAALALRVFEDMRNFGLLPDANTKQLLVKSLWKEGKLREAASVEEKTEEISDALPIALPGHMFTVSSIDLSRVYSIYSNGFQSTCS from the coding sequence ATGTACTTAAGCCAGTTCTACAAAACAAACAACACATTTAATTATTTATCTCTGCATTTTCGCCGTTTCTTAGGAACCCAATATGTGAATAAGGTAGCCGTGTACTTCCAAAGAGCGAGACTTATCGATTCAATAAGACTCGCTCTTCGGTCTAATTCTTCTGATAATCTTATTACCAATCTCCAGAATCCTTCTTTGGACTCTTTTGTAGTAACCAAGTCACTTCAATCAGCTCCCTCTCCCAATTCAGCTCTCCATTTGATTGAATGTCTCAAAAAAATTCCCCATTTCTTGCATACCCATAACACGCTTTATGCATTAGCCAAGATTCTTGCTAAGGCGCGGGAAACTGCTAAACTCAATGCCCTTATTAATGCCATTAACTCGGGGAAGTTTGTTAACGCTGCACGTGTTAGTTACATGGATCAAATGCGATGGTATGCAATTAGTAGAGAGTTTGATGAGGTTGTCCGTGTGTGGGACGAGTGGAGGACAACCCTTAAAAAACATCCATGTACTGAGTCTTACAATATTGTAATGGGATTATGTGTTCAGGAGGGTAAGGACAGTGATGCTGTGAGGGTATTCCATAGGATGATTGAAGAAGGGGCACTTCCGAATTGTAGGACATACACTATTATAATTGAGCATCTTGTTAGAACTAGAAAGTTGGATTCAGCTATTgagctttaccatatgttgcctCATGTTAGGATCAAACGTACATTAAAACAGTATTCTGTCCTAGTGGAAGCATTCACTATTTCGAATCAGTTGGATGTTGTCAAAGTTTTGCTTGATCAGATGAGGAGTGACGGAATATTGCCTGTTCGAGCTATGCTATGGTCATTGCAGCAGATGCAGAATGCTGGTTATGATGTGGAGACAAATGAATTATTAAGGGACATGTTACCGGATGGGAGGATTAAGAAGATTGGTTACTCTATGGACAGTAGTGAAGACGacagtgatgatgaagatgaagagaTTGATTGTAACCACACTGATGCTGTGGATCAACCTCATCTGAAACCATGGTTAGATCCAGCTTCTTTAGCTAATGCTTTGCAGAGCTGGGGTGCTGAGGAGGTGTCAGCTCTGGAGGATGCAAAATTAGTTTGGACAACTAGGTTGGTGTGCAAGATGATCAGGAGCTTCAAGTCAGCAGAAACAGCTTGGCAGTTCTTCTGCTGGGTTGCTTGTCAGCCAGGATTCACTCATGATATATACACAGTTTCAAGAATGATCACCAGATTAGCTCGCCATGGATGTGTAGACTTGGTTGATCAACTTTTGTCTAAGGTTGAAAGAGAGGGCATTCAATTGTCATTCAGCACGATCCggttaattattgatttttatggTATTTCTCGTAATGGTGATCCCGCCCTAAGGGTTTTCAAAAGTATTAAAATGATTTGTGGTCCAATATCTAAAAGCAGTCAGTTGCTTCTGTACTCATCTGTTCTAAGGACTTTGGTAAAAAGTAATATGAATTCGGATGCCTTACATATTCTCGAAGAAATGAGTTTACTAGGAATTGTTCCAGATTTGCAAACATATTCTGGACTAATGAACCATTTTGCTCTTCATGGAGATATAAAAACTGTACAGAGGCTTTTCGGAATGGTCAGGCAGAGCGGTATAGAGCCTGATGCTTATATGTATAAAGTTCTCATTCATGCTTATTGTAAATGTGGAAGAGCTGCTCTTGCACTCAGGGTTTTTGAAGACATGAGGAACTTTGGGTTGTTGCCTGATGCTAACACTAAACAATTGCTCGTCAAGAGTCTCTGGAAGGAAGGCAAGCTCCGAGAAGCTGCTTCTGTAGAAGAGAAAACTGAGGAAATAAGTGATGCTCTTCCCATTGCTTTACCTGGACATATGTTCACA